A section of the Carya illinoinensis cultivar Pawnee chromosome 12, C.illinoinensisPawnee_v1, whole genome shotgun sequence genome encodes:
- the LOC122289387 gene encoding protein FAR1-RELATED SEQUENCE 5-like — translation MDASTFEYESWDTYQVTQITSNNSLALQVDPLEFYDKEEDASIMYKIVDDKNVKEPKTGMVFGSSAKDRQYANQRGFGIVQKGCKKEADEIVKYVTFACVYRDCKAKINAQLSIDGKWFLTTIVLEHNHDLSPGKVRSRPSYEYFSDVIMFDTMYMTNRYRMQFAPFVGVNHHGQSMLLGAGLISSEDIETFVWLFEKWLKCMNNCAPKAIITDQDRTMKSAIAKVFPCARHRFCLWDIMKNFFKKLRSLGQYHTIKSDIQTAVYDSQTCIEFEQNWQNVLNAYNLQENAWLSSLYNEWMHWVPVYAKDTFWASMTTTQCSESMNAFFDDYVHSSTTLKEFVNQLDNALGRKVENEVQADFSSFNSVIPCITHYPIEKKFQDVYTTVKVKEVQEEFRRKLYCHYMLFQTECAISTYTVTNEVKIDDNFIKEVTFFVYFNENKCEVKCTYGLFEFRGILCRHSITVLTIRKVTSLPPIYILDRWRKDIKRRYSLIKSSYDDLSNNPTGQRYENMFKKWT, via the exons ATGGATGCATCAACATTTGAGTATGAAAGTTGGGATACTTATCAAGTTACACAGATAACTTCTAACAACTCTTTAGCCCTCCAAGTTGACCCATTGG AGTTTTATGATAAAGAGGAGGATGCTTCTATAATGTACAAAATTGTAGACGACAAAAATGTTAAGGAGCCAAAGACTGGCATGGTTTTTGGGTCTAGTGCCAAAGACAG ACAGTATGCCAATCAAAGGGGATTTGGTATTGTTCAAAAAGGTTGTAAGAAAGAAGCAGATGAGATTGTCAAATACGTCACATTCGCTTGCGTTTATCGAG ATTGCAAGGCGAAGATCAACGCCCAATTAAGCATTGATGGGAAGTGGTTTTTGACCACCATTGTGCTTGAGCATAATCACGATTTGAGTCCAGGAAAAGTAAG AAGTAGGCCATCATACGAGTATTTTAGTGATGTCATTATGTTTGATACCATGTACATGACTAATAGATACAGAATGCAATTTGCTCCATTTGTGGGGGTAAATCATCATGGTCAATCTATGCTTTTGGGGGCGGGGTTGATATCCAGTGAGGATATAGAGacttttgtttggttgtttgaGAAGTGGTTGAAATGCATGAATAACTGTGCACCCAAAGCAATAATAACCGATCAAGACAGGACTATGAAATCAGCCATAGCAAAAGTATTTCCATGTGCACGACATAGATTTTGTTTGTGGGACATAATGAAAAATTTTTTCAAGAAGCTTCGGTCACTAGGGCAATACCATACTATTAAGAGTGACATTCAGACAGCAGTGTATGATTCTCAAACGTGTATAGAGTTTGAACAAAATTGGCAAAATGTACTTAACGCTTACAATCTTCAAGAGAATGCCTGGTTGAGTTCGTTATATAACGAATGGATGCATTGGGTCCCTGTATATGCCAAAGACACATTTTGGGCTAGTATGACAACTACACAGTGTAGTGAAAGTATGAATGCTTTCTTTGATGACTATGTACACTCGAGCACAACATTGAAAGAATTTGTCAACCAACTCGACAATGCTCTGGGGAGGAAGGTTGAGAATGAGGTCCAAGCAGATTTCAGTTCTTTTAATAGTGTAATACCGTGCATCACCCATTACCCTATTGAGAAGAAATTTCAAGATGTTTATACCACTGTAAAAGTTAAAGAGGTACAGGAAGAATTTAGAAGGAAGCTATACTGTCATTACATGTTATTTCAAACTGAATGTGCCATTTCTACCTACACAGTGACCAATGAGGTGAAAATTGATGATAATTTTATCAAGGAAGTCACTTTTTTTGTTTACTTCAATGAAAATAAGTGTGAGGTGAAGTGTACTTATGGTTTGTTTGAGTTTAGGGGAATTTTGTGTAGACATTCAATCACTGTTTTGACTATAAGAAAAGTGACTTCACTACCACCTATATACATACTCGATAGATGGAGGAAAGATATCAAGCGTAGATATTCTCTTATTAAGAGTAGTTATGATGACTTGAGTAACAATCCTACTGGACAAAGATATGAGAACATGTTCAAAAAATGGACGTGA
- the LOC122290265 gene encoding flavin-containing monooxygenase FMO GS-OX-like 4, translating to MHLKDVALIIHNHRIVLISHHNRRVPLPRPGQVKYEQTHIYDLVFCRTIMPIPAETTAITIQRLSMTPVSNSVISRHVAVIGAGAAGLVTARELRRKGHSVVVFERGDQVGGTWVYTTMVESDHLGLDPTRTRVNSSLYCSLRTNLPRESMGFSDYPFFSRDDPDRDPRRFPGHREVLMYLKDFAREFRIGELVQFETEVVRVRLMEGSKWNVKSRKRDEDEAGFDEIFDAVVVCNGHFTEPRIALIPGMNEWPGKQMHSHNYRVPEPFRDQVVVLIGSSASAVDISRDIAGVAKEVHIAARTVGDETFGKQPGYDNMWLHPMIGSVGGDGTVYFQDGSLVLADVILHCTGYKYDFPFLETNGIVTVDDNRVGPLYKHVFPPALAPWLSFVGLPWQVIPFTMFELQSKWIAGVLSNQLMLPSQEEMMEDVEALYSSLEAAGTLKRYTHCMGISQFQYNNWLAAQCGCPGNEEWRVQMYLANGRNKRARPEAYRDEWEDRHLVLQAHEDFIKYTSNIVSDKCVSE from the exons ATGCATCTGAAAGATGTGGCACTCATAATTCATAACCATCGCATAGTACTCATCAGTCATCACAATCGCCGTGTTCCTCTTCCCCGCCCTGGGCAAGTGAAGTACGAGCAAACTCATATATACGACCTAGTCTTCTGTCGTACTATAATGCCAATCCCTGCAGAAACTACAGCAATAACAATCCAACGCCTGTCCATGACACCCGTGTCCAATTCGGTCATCTCCCGCCACGTGGCCGTGATTGGAGCCGGAGCCGCCGGGCTCGTGACGGCTCGAGAGCTCCGGCGTAAGGGACACAGCGTCGTCGTCTTCGAGCGTGGTGACCAGGTGGGCGGCACCTGGGTGTATACTACGATGGTCGAGTCCGACCATCTCGGACTCGACCCGACTCGGACTAGGGTCAACAGCAGCCTATACTGCTCCCTCCGCACCAACCTCCCCCGCGAGTCCATGGGCTTCAGCGACTACCCGTTCTTCTCCAGAGACGACCCGGACCGAGACCCGAGACGGTTCCCGGGTCACCGAGAGGTCCTCATGTATCTCAAAGACTTCGCGCGCGAGTTTCGGATCGGTGAATTGGTGCAGTTCGAGACAGAGGTTGTGCGCGTGAGATTAATGGAGGGCTCGAAATGGAATGTAAAATCCAGAAAGAGAGACGAAGATGAAGCTGGTTTTGATGAGATTTTTGACGCCGTTGTTGTATGTAATGGGCATTTTACCGAACCTCGGATCGCCTTGATTCCGG GTATGAATGAATGGCCGGGGAAGCAAATGCATAGCCACAATTATCGAGTTCCCGAGCCTTTTCGAGATCAA GTTGTAGTTTTGATTGGGAGTTCAGCAAGTGCTGTTGATATTTCACGGGACATAGCCGGTGTTGCCAAAGAAGTCCACATTGCAGCTAGAACAGTTGGGGATGAAACATTTGGAAAACAGCCTGGCTATGATAACATGTGGCTTCATCCTATG ATAGGAAGTGTCGGTGGAGATGGTACTGTATATTTCCAAGATGGCAGTTTAGTCCTTGCTGATGTCATTCTACACTGCACGGG GTACAAGTatgattttccttttcttgaaaCAAATGGCATTGTGACTGTGGATGACAACCGTGTGGGGCCACTGTACAAGCACGTTTTCCCACCAGCCCTGGCCCCGTGGCTTTCCTTTGTTGGATTACCATGGCAG GTTATTCCTTTCACCATGTTTGAATTACAAAGCAAGTGGATAGCTGGTGTTTTGTCAAATCAATTGATGCTTCCATCACAAGAGGAGATGATGGAAGATGTTGAAGCTTTATACTCGTCACTTGAAGCTGCTGGTACGCTCAAGCGATACACTCATTGTATGGGTATTAGTCAG TTCCAGTACAATAATTGGCTTGCGGCGCAGTGTGGATGTCCTGGAAATGAAGAATGGAGGGTGCAGATGTATCTTGCTAATGGCAGGAACAAACGTGCTCGACCCGAGGCTTACCGCGATGAATGGGAAGATCGTCACTTGGTTTTGCAAGCTCACGAGGACTTCATCAAGTACACCTCCAATATCGTTAGTGACAAATGTGTCTCAGAGTAA
- the LOC122289917 gene encoding uncharacterized protein LOC122289917, translating to MPSSFDFAMDVMLKQGDFDLSSVQMYAESLKEALKKTMLSQDVIFRKQVEELHRLYLKQKTLMENLAWREFDRYNLRKASAHSKSFPFANSARYEPLAKETLFSSIQMAGPTLSTDHMLEGHQGMPYNLWQGPRDLQLSCDHDPELKLSLSSGYDNWREGSAKKTWLDKKAHSCARIIIDLEESIERVSNEGEKDAPSFRYTTPTPHSGSKHQPGFSVLSDAVISSGVKKDLQDGTADSHTLLDDLKCHQEQVNLNKEFKDCNSNIPTGNQSTKMQQLTFCKAHLDLNKVQLDESSCCSNDIMLAHPSTANSAQVFIELVGRVQEDNCASITRGKENKRCSNDISDLPHQDDAVNSSLVESNSRSNITEIQARSFKVDGVGGSEVGLLGVEAVSGPPPGLCEDLGGHSSYPKDGSNGFVLELKNDLLHDPNCTAIATRQINFEQSKVDVMLSGSGQSQNTVQDGCGDEYHASCKSHSNGDNDSSSVKTMQSRIEMGSSNLGPFDQFPGTHLGCQVPETSSGNQDREFSDSSDLKHECFDHKEESSEADALIHRAAESLVHFSLEMTSANHDCSAEAGLTETKSEEREQPLCSSDSFELIALNLKECSADEYSVSSKPFEVNDMETKDSAFKLKRGRRMKDFQKDILPGLACLSRHEIREDINILEGVLRSREYRKIRARMANGQNWCAPVRNRRSRINCVKRKKF from the exons ATGCCATCATCTTTTGATTTTGCCATGGACGTCATGCTGAAGCAAGGAGATTTTGATTTGAGTTCAGTACAAATGTATGCTGAGTCTCTCAAAGAAGCTTTAAAGAAGACTATGCTTAGCCAGGACGTTATATTTAGGAAGCAG GTTGAGGAACTCCATCGATTATATTTGAAACAGAAGACACTAATGGAGAATCTTGCTTGGAGGGAGTTTGATAGATACAATTTGAGGAAAGCAAGCGCCCATTCAAAGTCGTTCCCTTTTGCAAATTCAGCAAGATATGAACCACTTGCAAAAGAAACATTGTTTTCCTCAATTCAAATG GCGGGCCCTACTCTATCTACAGACCACATGTTAGAAGGGCACCAGGGCATGCCCTATAATCTTTGGCAGGGGCCTCGAGATCTTCAACTTTCTTGTGATCATG ATCCAGAGTTGAAGCTCTCCTTGAGCTCTGGTTATGACAATTGGAGAGAGGGGAGTGCTAAGAAAACTTGGCTTGATAAAAAAGCCCATTCCTGCGCTCGCATCATTATTGACTTAGAAGAGTCAATTGAGAGGGTATCAAATGAAGGTGAAAAAGATGCACCTTCTTTCAGATATACTACTCCGACACCTCATTCTGGTAGCAAGCATCAGCCGGGATTTTCTGTACTCTCCGATGCAGTCATCTCAAGTGGTGTGAAGAAAGATTTACAGGATGGAACTGCAGATAGTCACACTCTTCTGGATGACCTAAAGTGCCATCAAGAGCAGGTCAATTTAAATAAAG AATTTAAAGACTGCAATTCTAATATCCCTACTGGCAATCAGTCCACCAAGATGCAACAGCTCACTTTCTGTAAAGCACATTTAGACCTTAACAAAGTTCAGCTTGATGAATCTTCTTGTTGCTCAAATGATATTATGTTGGCCCATCCTTCAACAGCCAACTCAGCACAGGTTTTCATTGAGCTAGTTGGCAGGGTTCAGGAGGACAATTGTGCATCCATCACTCggggaaaagaaaacaaacggTGCTCAAATGACATCTCTGACTTGCCTCACCAAGATGATGCAGTGAATTCTTCTTTGGTAGAGTCCAACAGCAGAAGCAATATAACGGAAATTCAGGCTAGAAGTTTCAAGGTTGACGGAGTGGGTGGAAGTGAAGTTGGCCTTTTAGGTGTTGAGGCCGTGTCCGGGCCCCCACCAGGCCTTTGCGAAGACCTTGGTGGCCACAGTAGTTACCCCAAGGATGGCAGTAATGGGTTCGTGTTGGAACTTAAAAATGATCTTTTACATGACCCAAATTGTACAGCTATAGCTACTAGACAGATAAACTTTGAGCAGAGCAAAGTCGATGTTATGCTTTCAGGTTCTGGTCAAAGTCAAAATACAGTTCAAGATGGATGTGGCGATGAATATCATGCTTCTTGCAAGTCCCACAGCAATGGTGATAACGACTCCAGCAGCGTGAAGACAATGCAATCTAGGATTGAAATGGGTAGTTCAAATCTTGGTCCTTTTGATCAGTTTCCCGGAACCCATTTAGGGTGTCAAGTTCCAGAAACCTCGTCAGGCAATCAGGACCGAGAATTTTCTGACAGCAGTGACTTGAAACATGAATGCTTCGATCACAAAGAAGAATCATCTGAAGCAGATGCATTGATCCATAGGGCAGCTGAATCACTTGTCCATTTCTCATTGGAGATGACATCTGCTAATCATGATTGTTCTGCCGAAGCAGGACTAACTGAGACGAAAAGTGAGGAGAGGGAGCAGCCCCTGTGTTCTTCCGATTCTTTTGAGTTAATTGCTCTAAACTTAAAAGAATGCAGTGCAGATGAGTATTCTGTATCGTCAAAGCCATTTGAAGTAAATGACATGGAGACAAAAGATTCTGCTTTTAAGTTAAAAAGGGGTAGGAGAATGAAAGATTTTCAGAAGGACATACTTCCTGGTCTTGCATGCCTTTCCAGACACGAGATTCGTGAGGATATAAACATTCTGGAAGGGGTTCTAAGATCAAGAGAGTATCGAAAGATCAGAGCAAGGATGGCTAATGGACAGAACTGGTGCGCACCAGTGAGAAACAGACGATCAAGAATCAATTGTGTTAAGAGGAAAAAATTTTAA